In a genomic window of Streptomyces sp. NBC_01231:
- a CDS encoding LacI family transcriptional regulator yields MGHGARGRSGGRPTLEEVAARAGVGRGTVSRVINGSPRVSDATRAAVEAVVAELGYVPNTAARALAANRTDAIALVVPEPETRFFAEPYFSDMLKGVGAELSDTEMQLLLIFAGSDRERARLAQYLAAHRVDGVLLVSVHADDPLPDLIAQLEIPAVISGPRSAAETLPSVDSDNYGGARSAVEHLLARGSRVVAHITGRLDVYGAQRRVDGYRDALLDAGHQVDERLIETGDFTEEGGRRAMTKLLARRPDLDAVFAGSDVMAAGARQVLREEGRAIPDDVALVGYDDSAIARHMDPPLTSVRQPIEEMGRRMIDLLLTEIADRRPAVTRELERRQVVLATELVPRTSS; encoded by the coding sequence ATGGGCCACGGAGCGAGGGGGCGGAGCGGTGGCCGGCCCACCCTCGAGGAGGTGGCGGCACGGGCCGGCGTGGGTCGCGGCACGGTCTCCCGGGTGATCAACGGATCGCCCCGGGTCAGCGACGCCACCCGCGCGGCGGTGGAGGCGGTGGTCGCCGAGCTTGGCTACGTGCCCAACACGGCCGCCCGCGCCCTGGCCGCCAACCGCACGGACGCGATCGCCCTCGTGGTGCCCGAGCCGGAGACCCGGTTCTTCGCGGAACCGTACTTCTCGGACATGCTCAAGGGCGTCGGCGCCGAGCTGTCCGACACGGAGATGCAGCTGCTGCTGATCTTCGCGGGCAGCGACCGGGAGCGGGCCCGCCTCGCCCAGTACCTGGCCGCGCACCGGGTCGACGGCGTTCTGCTGGTGTCCGTGCACGCCGACGACCCGCTGCCCGACCTGATTGCCCAGCTGGAGATACCGGCAGTGATCAGCGGCCCGAGATCGGCCGCGGAGACGTTGCCGTCGGTCGACTCGGACAACTACGGCGGCGCCCGTTCGGCGGTCGAGCACCTGCTGGCCCGTGGTTCCCGGGTGGTCGCCCACATCACCGGCCGGCTCGACGTGTACGGCGCCCAGCGCCGCGTCGACGGCTACCGTGACGCCCTGCTGGACGCGGGGCACCAGGTGGACGAGCGGCTGATCGAGACGGGTGACTTCACCGAGGAGGGCGGCCGGCGCGCGATGACGAAGCTGCTGGCCCGCCGTCCCGACCTGGACGCGGTCTTCGCGGGCTCGGACGTGATGGCGGCCGGCGCCCGTCAGGTGTTGCGCGAGGAGGGTCGCGCCATCCCCGACGACGTGGCGCTCGTCGGCTACGACGACTCGGCCATCGCCCGCCACATGGACCCGCCGCTGACCAGTGTGCGTCAGCCCATCGAGGAGATGGGCCGCAGGATGATCGACCTGCTGCTGACCGAGATCGCCGACCGTCGTCCGGCGGTCACCCGGGAACTGGAGCGACGCCAGGTGGTGCTGGCGACGGAGCTGGTGCCGCGGACGTCGTCCTGA
- a CDS encoding ABC transporter substrate-binding protein → MRGRTLRHSRLGSRGGRTSRTLVLAVAATMSAGLLAGCADDGGDGNNSSGDDKGKTVINMGLFGTFGFKEAGLYAEYQKLHPDIKIEETVTQRNENYYPALVNHLTTGAGLMDVQAVEVGNISEVVGTQADKLEDLSKAPGVKPSDWLDWKWQQATTKDGQTIGLGTDVGPVAICYRKDLFQAAGLPTDRDELAELWAGDWKKLIEVGKDYQKNAPKGTTFMDSPGGLMDAVLGSEKVRFYDESGKVIYKTNPVVKQAFMQTAQAAEDGLVGSQTQFSQDWNSTVANSKFAAIACPPWMLGTLKEHAKPDAKGKWDVAVAPKSGNWGGAFLTVPKSGKNVKEATKLATWLTAPAQQAKLFEVQGGLPSTPAAYTMPEVLNAKNAMTADAPVGKIFAEAAKTTPVQVIGPKDQVVLSGLNDNGLVLVTKGKSPEDAWDTATKTIDNNLEK, encoded by the coding sequence ATGCGAGGACGTACCCTCCGCCACTCTCGGCTGGGCTCGAGAGGGGGCAGGACCAGCAGGACACTGGTTCTGGCCGTGGCCGCGACGATGAGCGCCGGGCTGCTGGCCGGCTGCGCCGACGACGGTGGCGACGGAAACAATTCGTCCGGGGATGACAAGGGCAAGACCGTCATCAACATGGGCCTCTTCGGCACCTTCGGCTTCAAGGAAGCCGGGCTCTACGCCGAGTACCAGAAGCTCCACCCGGACATCAAGATCGAGGAGACCGTCACCCAGCGCAACGAGAACTACTACCCCGCGCTCGTCAACCACCTCACCACCGGCGCGGGCCTGATGGACGTCCAGGCCGTCGAAGTCGGCAACATCTCCGAGGTGGTGGGCACGCAGGCGGACAAGCTCGAGGACCTCTCGAAGGCGCCGGGCGTGAAACCGAGCGACTGGCTGGACTGGAAGTGGCAGCAGGCCACCACGAAGGACGGCCAGACGATCGGCCTCGGCACCGACGTGGGGCCGGTGGCGATCTGCTACCGCAAGGACCTCTTCCAGGCAGCCGGACTGCCGACCGACCGCGACGAGCTGGCGGAGCTGTGGGCCGGCGACTGGAAGAAGCTGATCGAGGTCGGCAAGGACTACCAGAAGAACGCCCCCAAGGGCACCACCTTCATGGACTCACCCGGTGGCCTGATGGACGCCGTCCTCGGCAGTGAGAAGGTCAGGTTCTACGACGAGTCCGGCAAGGTCATCTACAAGACCAACCCGGTCGTCAAGCAGGCCTTCATGCAGACCGCGCAGGCCGCCGAGGACGGACTGGTCGGCTCTCAGACCCAGTTCAGCCAGGACTGGAACAGCACGGTCGCCAACAGCAAGTTCGCCGCGATCGCCTGCCCGCCGTGGATGCTCGGCACGCTCAAGGAACACGCGAAGCCGGATGCCAAGGGCAAGTGGGACGTGGCCGTCGCACCCAAGTCCGGCAACTGGGGTGGCGCCTTCCTCACCGTTCCGAAGAGCGGCAAGAACGTGAAGGAGGCCACGAAGCTGGCCACCTGGCTGACCGCTCCGGCGCAGCAGGCGAAGCTGTTCGAGGTGCAGGGCGGCCTCCCGAGCACACCGGCCGCGTACACCATGCCCGAGGTGCTGAACGCGAAGAACGCGATGACCGCTGACGCGCCGGTCGGCAAGATCTTCGCCGAGGCGGCGAAGACGACCCCCGTCCAGGTCATCGGTCCGAAGGACCAGGTCGTTCTGTCGGGCCTGAACGACAACGGCCTCGTCCTGGTCACCAAGGGCAAGTCGCCCGAGGACGCGTGGGACACGGCCACCAAGACCATCGACAACAACCTGGAGAAGTGA
- a CDS encoding sugar ABC transporter permease, whose translation MATRHDTAAPPGKEGGAAPARPLPGAGHTDTAKKRARLSRRWQRDMRWSPYAFISPFFLLFVAFGLFPLLYTGWASLHQVELTAPTDMSWVGLRNYTRIFDDDFFWNAAKNTLTIGIIATVPQLLMAMGIAHILNYKLRASIFFRVVMLAPYATSIAAASLVFVLLFGRDYGMINWVLHGVGVDPVDWQNDKWWSQLAVSTIIIWRWTGYNALIYLAAMQAIPHDLYESAALDGASRWQQFLHVTLPSLRPTILFTCVVSTIGASQVFGEPLLFDTTKSASGGAEHQFQTLGLYLYEQGWVNQHLGRASAIAWVMFLILIVVGIVNYVISRRLRASH comes from the coding sequence ATGGCCACCCGGCACGACACCGCCGCGCCCCCTGGTAAGGAGGGGGGCGCGGCCCCGGCCCGCCCGCTTCCCGGCGCCGGGCACACGGACACCGCGAAGAAGCGGGCCCGGCTGTCCCGCCGCTGGCAGCGGGACATGCGCTGGAGCCCGTACGCCTTCATCTCGCCGTTCTTCCTGCTGTTCGTCGCGTTCGGCCTGTTCCCGCTCCTCTACACGGGCTGGGCGTCGCTGCACCAGGTGGAGCTGACGGCGCCCACCGACATGAGCTGGGTGGGGCTGCGCAACTACACCCGGATCTTCGATGACGACTTCTTCTGGAACGCGGCGAAGAACACCCTCACCATCGGCATCATCGCCACCGTTCCGCAGTTGCTGATGGCGATGGGCATCGCGCACATCCTCAACTACAAACTGCGCGCCTCGATCTTCTTCCGGGTCGTGATGCTCGCTCCGTACGCGACCTCGATCGCCGCCGCCTCGCTGGTGTTCGTACTGCTCTTCGGCCGCGACTACGGAATGATCAACTGGGTGCTGCACGGGGTCGGTGTCGACCCCGTCGACTGGCAGAACGACAAGTGGTGGTCGCAGTTGGCCGTCTCGACGATCATCATCTGGCGGTGGACCGGCTACAACGCGCTGATCTACCTGGCGGCGATGCAGGCCATCCCGCACGACCTGTACGAGTCGGCGGCCCTGGACGGGGCCAGCCGCTGGCAGCAGTTCCTCCACGTGACGCTGCCGTCGCTGCGGCCGACGATCCTGTTCACCTGTGTCGTGTCGACGATCGGGGCCAGCCAGGTGTTCGGCGAGCCGCTGCTGTTCGACACGACCAAGAGCGCCTCCGGCGGCGCCGAGCACCAGTTCCAGACGCTGGGCCTGTACCTGTACGAGCAGGGCTGGGTGAACCAGCACCTGGGGCGGGCATCGGCGATCGCCTGGGTGATGTTCCTCATCCTCATAGTTGTCGGGATCGTCAACTACGTCATCTCGCGCCGGCTGCGCGCCAGTCATTAA